A region of the Planctomycetaceae bacterium genome:
ACGTCTGGGAGTTCCCGACGACATGGTCGGTACTGCCATCTTTCTGGCTTCAAAGGCGTCGGCGTTCATGACCGGTCAGACGCTGTACGTCGACGGCGGATTCAGCAGCGGCTGGAGCTGGCCGATTCCGCTGGATTGACGGTCCAGTCACCCGCACCCGACACTCGACCGCCTGACGCGTGCCCCACTGGTCCTCTCGCCGTCGCCGTCCCGAATTCGACAGTCACCGATCTGACGAATCGTCACGCTCGTTCGCGATAGATGATACCCCTGTTCTCCCTGAATCCGGAAAGCCACTTGAATCGATGCCCCTGGTTAATCCCGTAGCCGACGCTGACGCTGTCGACAAAGCCGCTCAGGCGTTTACCCGCATCCGAGAAGTCCTGGGAGTCGAAGAGATTCCCGAGATCTTCCGTTACATGGCCAGCGTGCCGACTTTCGTCCATGACTTCTTCATGAACTTCCGCAAGTTCGTGCTGTCGGACGGCAAGCTTGACGAAAAATCCAGGCTGCTGATCGCGGTCGCCGTCGCGGGACAATGCGGCTGCCAGACGCTGCTGCAATATATCCGCGAACTGGCCGAAGCCCGAGACATCAGCGTTCAGCAAATCACCGACGCGCTTGCCGTCGGGGCCACGAATTCGATGTACAACGTGCTGTTCAAGTTCCGCGACATCAGCGGCAGCGCAGTCTTCGAAGGCATGCCCGTGGGCCTGCGGGCTCACACGTTTCACGGCACGTCCCTGCCGGAGGAAACAGTGGAACTTATCAACCTGGCACTCAGCGACATCAATTCCTGCAAACCCTGCACGTCGTCTCACGTCGCCAAAGCCAGCCAGTTGAAAATCGCTGACGAAGCGATCTACGAAGCCATTCAATGCGCCGCCACGATGGTTGCGGGAAGTCAGTTCCTGCGATCGATCGGTGTGGCCTGACAGCAATGCCGTTCCGCGTTTGCCACCTGTTGTTCGATTTCAGCGTCGATCCGTCAACAAGCGGCGTCGAAGCAGTTCCTGCGCCTTGACGCCGGCAGGGCGTCCACGAAGAACCGCTTGAAAGTATCGCGCGTCCGCGCGCGTGGCCGCACCGATTTTCTGCTATAAACGCCGAAGAATTTCCTCCACTTTGCGGGCGAGGAGAATGGACGGGGCTCGCGGAGAAATTGAACGCCGGTGGGGTTGGGCGAGCCGATTGCTCTCGACATCAGACTGCTTCGTTCCGCAACAGCGTCTCGACACTACCGGTGGAATTTCACAAAGCGTCCAGGACGCGGTGCCGAGTCGGGAAGGTCCACCGGATGTCCGTCGCAAACGACCGGGATTCCGTTGACCAGCACATCACTGACGCCGCCGGCCGGAGTCTGCGGATTGTCGTAGGTTGCCTGATCGCGGATCGTGGCCGGGTCAAACACAACTACGTCTGCGAACGCTGCTTCGCGAATCCGGCCGCGATCCTTCAGTCCGAACTTTTCGGCGGCGTGACCGCTGAGTTTGTGGATGGCGTCTTCCAGTGAAAACAAGCCTCGCTCACGAACACACGAACCCAGCAGCCGGGCCGCGGAACCGAACTGCCGGGGATGTATCAGGCCTGAGTCAGCGTGAATTCCGTCGCTGCCCATCATGTACAGATCGTGCTGCAGAAATGGATCGATCTGCCGGTCATCGCCTTCCAGATAAACGCACAGCACAGCCATGCGTTCTTCGATCAGCAGGTTCAGCAGCGCTTCTTCGGCAGGCAGCCCGGTTTCTTCAACGTAGTCGCTCAGCAGCTTTCCCTGATGACAGGAATTTTCGCGTCCGGGCAGCCAGGCGATGCGGATGTTGTCCAGATCCAGCTTGTATGTTCGCAGGCAGTCGCGAAATCGTTCGCGTGTGTCAGGATGATTCAGCTTTCCCATCGCGGCCAGAGGCCCGTCTTCCCAGACGTCATACGGCAGCAGATAGTTCAGCATCGTGGAACCGGGCAGATACGGGTAAACGTCGAAACTCAGCGGCACCTGTTGGCGAGCTTTCTCCAGCCACGCCATCACCTCATCCGTCGGCTGGCCGGCGCGAGCCTTCAGGTGCGAAATGTGCAGACTCGCGCCGGATTCGACAGCGATCCGCAGAGCTTCGTCCAGAGCGGGCACCATTCCCAGCTTGTAACGAATGTGAGTCGCGTACAGTCCTCCGAATTCCGCGACGACTCTGCAGGCCTCGATCAGTTCGTCCGTTGTCGAAAAACACTGCACGATGTAATCCAGCCCCGTCGACAGACCGACGGCTCCGGCTTCCATGCCGCGGCGGATCTCCGTCCGGATCGACGCCATCTGTTCCCGGCTCGGCGGCTGCGAACCGAATCCGCAGATCAGCGAACGAACGTTGGCGTACGGCACATGCATCAGCGCATTCTGAGTCGTGCGGCCTTCAACGCACTGCATGAATTCTTCCAGTGACCGCCAGCCTTCGTATTCGTCCAGCCGCAGGCCGTCGAGTGCTCTCAGATAGAAGAACCATTCCCGCCACGTGTTTTCGTCGACGGGGGCATATCCGATGCCGTCCAGCAGCAGCACTTCCGAAGTGAATCCCTGCAGAATCTTCGCGGCCTGCAGCGGCTGCTTCAGCATCCAGCCGTCCGAATGGTTGTGAACGTCGACAAACCCCGGCGCGACAATTTTGCCGGCAGCGTCAATCGTGATCGTGGCCGCAGCGTCCGCAAGATTTCCCACAGCAGTAATCCGATCACCGACGATGCCAACGTCTGACACGACCCGCGGCGCGCGGCTGCCGTCGATGACCGTTCCCGAACGAAGGATGATGTCGAACATAACGATCCCGGTAAGAACAAACGACATGTCACGAAAGCCGGATGCTATCCTGGCAACGCAGCAGATTGCGAACCGCGCTGCCGACCCGGAGACACCCTATCCTGCTCCTGGAACCCACTGCCAGGAAGGCTCCGCCTTTCGGATCGCTGCTATGGCTCGCCGCCTGAAAGTGCAGGCTGAGCCTGCAAGGCACGGCGTTCCAGGGCAGGAGCCCTGGAACGAGGCGTCGTTCAGGAAATTGCTCCCTGGCAACCCGAACCCGCTCCGGCGGTGCAGCCGTAGCAATGCTGGCCGGTCGCGATTGGCCGCGAACGCAGAGCTGTCGCGTTGAAGTCCCGGATGTGTGTCGGCAGACCGGAAAGCAGTTTCATGTCCAGCATCTGATTGAAGTCACAGTCAAACAGATAGCCGTCCCACGAAACGGACAGCGTTGTGCGGCACATCAATCCGGGGACTGTCTGCGGGTTCCATGCACCGATCAGTTTCTGCAGATAATTGTCGTATTGACCGCGGGAAATCAGGTCGTCCAGAAACCGGCTGATGGGCATGTTGGTGATGGTGAACAGACGGCTGAACGTGATGCCGTATCGTTCGTGCAGTTCGCGGCGGTATGCTTCTTCGAGAGTTGCCTGCGGCGGAGGAAGTGCGGGCCCCTGCGGGTTGTAGACCAGCGTCAGGTCCAGTCCGCTGTCCGGTCGGCCGTAGCCAAGTTCATTCAGCCGCCGCAGAGCATCGATCGATTTTTCGAAGACGCCGTCGCCGCGCTGAGCGTTGGTGTTTTCCGCCAGATAGCAGGGCAGCGATGCAACGATGTCAACGCGATGTTCGGCCAGGAATTCCGGCAGATCGTCAAAGCCCGGAGCGAGCAGTATGGTCAGGTTGCACCGGTCAATGATGCGTCGCTTCAGGCGCGACGCTTCGGCGACGATCCAGCGGAAGTGCGGGTTCATTTCGGGAGCGCCGCCGGTGATGTCCAGCGTGGGAATGTCGTGTTCTTCAAGCACGCGCAGGCATAGTTCGGCGGTTTCGCGATTCATGATTTCGCGGCGATCCGGCCCGGCGTCGACATGACAGTGGCGGCACGTCTGGTTGCACAGCTTGCCGACGTCGATCTGCAGAACCTCAATCCCGGACGCTCGCAGCGGACCGTGACCGGATTCGAGCACGCTGTGTTCGAACGGCTTTTGATCGCCGGATTGCAGGATCTCACGCTGCCGAGCGGTGTCGGCCAGTGGATTGTCTTGACGGAGCAGCGTCAGCATCGATGGGTTCCGGGATCGGATGGCGGTGTAGGCTGGGACCGGATCAGCAGCAGGGCGTGTCGGAGCCACAGCAGTCGCCTGCCGCTTCCGATGTCACTCGATAACCGGCACCTTTTGTTTCTTTCGGATCGCGCCGTTTGGAGCGGCGGCAATCGAAGGCTTCGGCCTGTTCTGCGGGCACACGTTCCAGCGGTTCGATCGCGTCGAACATGCCGGTGTACGGTTCTGACTGCAGCAGGCGAAACGTTTTCTCGCAGACCGCCATCCGTTCTCCGCGAGGATAGACGTGTCCGTCGTCATCCTCGACTTTCCGAAACGGGCCGCGGTAGATCACGGCCTGATTGTGTTCCATGCACGGCCCCTGTTTGCCCTTGAAGGCCTGCACCGTGACGGAACGAAACTCGATCCCTTCCACGGTCTGCCACGGTTCCGAAGTCCGGCTGACGATGCTGATGCCGTGAAAGCCCGCTTCTTCGAAAGCCTGCAGAAACCGGTCTTCCCGAAACGCCCCTGATATGCATCCCGACCACAGTTCCGGCTGCTGCTGCAGATGAACCGGCACATCTTCATCGCTGACGATATCGCTGATAACGGCACGTCCGCCGCGTTTCAGCACGCGGAAGATTTCCGCAAACAACTGACGACGATCTTCGGTGCGGACAAGATTCAGCACGCAGTTGGAAACCACACAGTCAATCGAATCATCGGAAACCAGCGGCTGATCGCGGCGCAGCTGGTCTTCCAGAGCTCGCTGCCGCAGCCAGTCATCCCGGTCGCGAATGGAGGTTCCCTGAAGTTCGCGAGTCAGCAGGTCGAGATCCAGGCGAAGGTCCTGAATCAAACCGCAGCGGAACTCCACGTTGGAATAACCCAGCTTCGACGCGACCTCGTCCTGATAACGTCGCGCCAGAGCCAGCATTTCCGAATTGCAGTCGACGCCGATGACCTTTCCCTGCGCGCCGACGACCTGCGCCGCGATGTAGCAGACCTTGCCGCCGCCGGAGCCGAGATCCAGAACCGTGTCGCCGGGACGCACCCATTGAGTCGGGTCGCCGCAGCCGTAGTCGCGTTCCAGAATCTCCGACGGAATCACTTCCAGATATTCCGCGTTGTAACGCACCGGACAGCACAACGCGGGCTGCACCGCCTGGGCTCCCGCGGAATATCGAAGACGGACCGAGACTTCCGGGTCCATGGTCTGAGGAGCTGACGTCATGAGCGCTGGTTGCTTTCGAAAACTGACAGAAGGAAGTGAGCGAACACGCCGCCCCGGTTCAACCGACCGGTGGGTTCGTTCGGTGCAGGGACAACGCACAGTACCGATTCGATTGATTCGCCGCATCGTTCGAAGCGTGTTTCGTTCGCGGTGACCGGCTTCGTTCGCGGTGACCGGCTTCGTTCTTAGACTCGCGGGATGAAATGACGTCGGCAGAATATCAGGCAAGTCCGGGTCCTGCACGAGGTCACGAATGTTGCGACGGACGTGTGTTGTTCCTGCGGCGATGCCTGAGAAATCTCCCTGAGTCGTTT
Encoded here:
- a CDS encoding carboxymuconolactone decarboxylase family protein, whose protein sequence is MPLVNPVADADAVDKAAQAFTRIREVLGVEEIPEIFRYMASVPTFVHDFFMNFRKFVLSDGKLDEKSRLLIAVAVAGQCGCQTLLQYIRELAEARDISVQQITDALAVGATNSMYNVLFKFRDISGSAVFEGMPVGLRAHTFHGTSLPEETVELINLALSDINSCKPCTSSHVAKASQLKIADEAIYEAIQCAATMVAGSQFLRSIGVA
- a CDS encoding amidohydrolase family protein, which produces MSFVLTGIVMFDIILRSGTVIDGSRAPRVVSDVGIVGDRITAVGNLADAAATITIDAAGKIVAPGFVDVHNHSDGWMLKQPLQAAKILQGFTSEVLLLDGIGYAPVDENTWREWFFYLRALDGLRLDEYEGWRSLEEFMQCVEGRTTQNALMHVPYANVRSLICGFGSQPPSREQMASIRTEIRRGMEAGAVGLSTGLDYIVQCFSTTDELIEACRVVAEFGGLYATHIRYKLGMVPALDEALRIAVESGASLHISHLKARAGQPTDEVMAWLEKARQQVPLSFDVYPYLPGSTMLNYLLPYDVWEDGPLAAMGKLNHPDTRERFRDCLRTYKLDLDNIRIAWLPGRENSCHQGKLLSDYVEETGLPAEEALLNLLIEERMAVLCVYLEGDDRQIDPFLQHDLYMMGSDGIHADSGLIHPRQFGSAARLLGSCVRERGLFSLEDAIHKLSGHAAEKFGLKDRGRIREAAFADVVVFDPATIRDQATYDNPQTPAGGVSDVLVNGIPVVCDGHPVDLPDSAPRPGRFVKFHR
- the arsS gene encoding arsenosugar biosynthesis radical SAM protein ArsS (Some members of this family are selenoproteins.), which produces MLTLLRQDNPLADTARQREILQSGDQKPFEHSVLESGHGPLRASGIEVLQIDVGKLCNQTCRHCHVDAGPDRREIMNRETAELCLRVLEEHDIPTLDITGGAPEMNPHFRWIVAEASRLKRRIIDRCNLTILLAPGFDDLPEFLAEHRVDIVASLPCYLAENTNAQRGDGVFEKSIDALRRLNELGYGRPDSGLDLTLVYNPQGPALPPPQATLEEAYRRELHERYGITFSRLFTITNMPISRFLDDLISRGQYDNYLQKLIGAWNPQTVPGLMCRTTLSVSWDGYLFDCDFNQMLDMKLLSGLPTHIRDFNATALRSRPIATGQHCYGCTAGAGSGCQGAIS
- a CDS encoding methyltransferase domain-containing protein; translated protein: MTSAPQTMDPEVSVRLRYSAGAQAVQPALCCPVRYNAEYLEVIPSEILERDYGCGDPTQWVRPGDTVLDLGSGGGKVCYIAAQVVGAQGKVIGVDCNSEMLALARRYQDEVASKLGYSNVEFRCGLIQDLRLDLDLLTRELQGTSIRDRDDWLRQRALEDQLRRDQPLVSDDSIDCVVSNCVLNLVRTEDRRQLFAEIFRVLKRGGRAVISDIVSDEDVPVHLQQQPELWSGCISGAFREDRFLQAFEEAGFHGISIVSRTSEPWQTVEGIEFRSVTVQAFKGKQGPCMEHNQAVIYRGPFRKVEDDDGHVYPRGERMAVCEKTFRLLQSEPYTGMFDAIEPLERVPAEQAEAFDCRRSKRRDPKETKGAGYRVTSEAAGDCCGSDTPCC